The DNA segment AAAATAATTCGATATATGAAAAGAAAAACGATTGGTATAGATATGGACGGGGTTTTAGCGGATATTGAAGCTCACTGGTTAAACTGGTATGAAAGGGATTATGGTGTAAGGCTTGGACCAGAGATCTTTCTGGGTGTAAAGGAGTCAGAAGCATTTCCAGACAAAGAAGCGGTACTTAAATTTGTTTATTCACCGGGTTTCTTCAGGACTTTACCGGTGATGGAAGGAGCAGTAGCAGCCGTAAAAAAACTTTCAGAAGATTTTGAGATCTACATCGTTTCTGCTGCAATGGAATTCCCTTTGTCCTTATTTGAAAAAAGGGAGTGGCTTGCAGAGCATTTCCCTTTCATCAGCTGGAAAAACATCATTTTTTGTGGCGACAAAAGTATAATTGACACAGATTACCTCATTGATGACCATTGCAAAAATCTGGATCATTGTAAAGGCAGCCCTATTATGTTTACTGCCGGCCACAATACAAACCATACACACCATACCAGGGCGAACAACTGGCAGGAAGTGCTGACATTAATGGAAGCGGACAGGTGTGGAACTGCCATCTGCAGGTAGTTCAACCACTTTATATTGATCATTTATACCCAGCTTTACCTTAAGCGGCTTACATGCAGGATTGCTTAACCAGATCTTTTTGTTACTGATTAAAACCAGACAGGGCTGATCTACGCTAAGCTGCTGGTGACCTTGTCCGGTTTTAAGTACTCCAGGCTGATAAAAAGCAGCCATTATTGTACCGTCATTAAATGAAACAGCCTGTATCTCCTTATTATTGCAGAGCACTTTCCATTGCGGACCCGCCACTAGCCTTGCTGCTTCTTTAGCGTTTTTACAGGCCGAAATGACATATCCGGAATTGCCATTTTCAAGCGTTTTGTGTTCCAACACCGGCATAAATATTTTTTCTGTGAGCGGGGTATTACTTTCTGCGGCATTGATTTCCTTCCACGAGCCGGTGGCATCTGTTACATGCAGGCTTATCTTTGCAGCTCCCAGGGGGATGTAAGCAAATCCCGCATGGTAGATCCAGGAATCATTGACACTTTCGCCGCCACGCCACCTGCATTGGTCCAATGTAGTGTATGCTGCTGTTATTCCCGAACCTTCAAGACCCGCAATTAAACAGAGCACCTTCGAACCAGCCACAGCCCAAAACTTCTTTGCACGAAGTAATTTACTTTTATCTTTATTCTCTAATTGATAATCCATTACTGTGAGTCCGGCTTGCCCATTGCTTACACTCCCTGTAAAGGCTTGCCTGTTCACCTTATCTGCCCCAACAAAAGTGGTAACACCAGGCAGACAGGCCCAGTTCCATACCGGCATCAGGTTAAAATACTCCTTCCCATCCCTGATCAGATAGGCGTCACCGCTGTTAAGCAGGTTTCCTTTTAAGTTTTCGCTGTTGATGGATTCTGTTGCCAGGGTACGTGAGGAAATCGTTTTGAGGAAAAAGCTGAAGTCTTTTTGATGAAATGCAGCAAAATCGGAATAAGGGTAATAACGGTAGCCTGTAAGCGCGCCTTTCCCCTGCTGTATTTCATCCAGCTGACAGAAAGCGTTCTTATTCTCGGGACTAAGCGCAATGAAGTAGGGAATAAACTCACGAAGATCGGCATTGTCCAGCGCATTTACCCTGCTTGCAGACCTGTCCATAGTACCTGGCACAGTATGTATTCCCCTGGCCATCCACTGCCAGCCTTTCAAAGCAAAATCAGTAAGTATACCGATTTTCTCTTTAGGGAAAGCCATTGCCGTGCCCCTAAGCTCCCAGGCCAGCCTGATGTTCTCCTTTAAAAAAGCGGCTCCATACTGGTACATCTGTAAACGGGCGCCATGCTGATGGAAACTGAAATCAGGCTGTACACCCTCCTCTGTAGAAATCCTGATCTCTTTGACAATCAGGTTCCGGCAAAGCTCCATCATCCGGACATTACCGGTTAAGGCGCCGTAATGAAAGCCCAGATCGGCACTCCAGGTAAGGTTTGCGCCTACCCAGTTTTCCTGCACCCGGTGCTGGGCCATCACTTCCAATGCTGCTTTGAGCTGTTCAGGCCTCAATTCTTTTTTCATAAGAATAATGATATCGCGCATGTATTGAGGAACACCAATTTCGTTGTGCCACCAGTTGGAGTTCCTATAGCGCTTATCCAGCCAATGGTTTAACCCTAAGTTAATGGCCTTCTCTAATTGTATGTTATGATACAGGGCTGAACCCGGCTTTTCCCAAACAAGGGCCAGGTCGCGTACTCTTTTTAAATGGATCAGATTTTTCCAGTTCGCTTTTTCTGTATCTGTATAATTGATATCCGGCCATTGCCCTTCAGCATTCAATGAACCCAGCATAAGGTTTATATCACCTTCCGGTTTCACAGTGCCAAGCAAGTATTGCTTATAGCGGCTCAAAATGGTATCGGCCTGTGCCTTCACCTGATGACAAATGAATAGTAAGCTGATGAAAAAAAAGCAGGTCTTTTTCTTCATGGTTATAGTTTCTGATATCTTGACAGGGCCTCGATGTAATAATAATCTGCGTAAATCAGGGGCACATCTATATCTGCATTACGGGGGTAATTACCAACGCCATGTTTTAGAATAAACCCGCCATTTTCCCCTGTTGCAGCACGATAGGCAGGAGAAGACAACGCCCCAAGCATGGTCTCTGCCGCACTAAAATAAGTTTTCGCCATTTTAGGGCCGGCGTAGCCCGCCAGTTCGATCAGAGCTGAACAGATCACTGCACCTGCAGATGCATCTCTGGGTGCATTGGGAATACCTGCTGCATTAAAATCCCAGTAAGGGATCTTGTCTTTCGGCAGATTGGGGTGGCCAAGGAGAAACTGCGCAATGTGATTGGCCATATCCAGATATTTTTTATCCTTTGTTTCCCGGTACATTACAGTATAACCATATAATCCCCAGGCCTGCCCCCTCGCCCATGCTGAAGTATCAGCTGCCCCCTGAACTGTTTGTTTTTTGGAAACAGCACCGGTTTCAGGATTATAGATGACCAAATGGTAGGAACTGTAATCCGCACGGTAATGGTGCTTCATGGTGGTATTCGCATGTTTCACTGCGATGTGGTAATAGCTGGAATCTCCGGTTAATTTTGTTGCAGCAAACAGCAGTTCCAGATTGACCATATTGTCTATAATGACCATGAAACGTGCAGCATCAGAGTCCCATGAACGGATACAGCCCACTTTATCATTATAACGGCTGGAAAGTGATTTTGCACTGTTGATGATGATCTGATCGTATGCGCTTGTGTGCATCAGCCTTCGGGCATTTCCAAAAGAACAATACATCATAAAGCCAAGGTCGTGCGTAGTTTTGTTAAACTGCTCTTTTTCCAGCAATTTTAGTTTGCGTAAAGCTTCATTATATAGCGCTGTATCTCTAGTGCTTTCATACAGGTAAAGTAACCCCCCCGGATAAAAACCACCTACCCAGGGCTCGGAGCCGCTGGTAATCATTTTTTGTTCTTTACTGTAATAGGTAACGGGGAAACGTCCGGCAGGTAGCTGTTCCATCAAAAAATGATATTGCAGAGCTGATTCGTTCAGACCCCTTTTTACCGCTTTTAATAGATTTCCATTCGGCTTAAAGCGTTTCTGGGCATTTACCGACACCGCGGCAAAAGCCATGAACAGCAATACAAAACAGCTTGTTTTTAATTTATAATGCATAATTACTCTTTTATCAGTTGCTCCAGATCGCCAGTACTCAGCGTTACTGCCGGGTTAAATTTATTACTGCCCATATATTGCTCCAGACTGTACCTTAATTGCCTGGCCGCCGGTCTTTTTTCCAGGTTGGTAGTAATATCCATAGAACAGATGATGAGCTGCCCCTTTCCAACTCTGGCCTCTACAATATTGGCCATTTTTCTGTTCTTGTAAAAATTATCGATGATCCTGACAATCGGATCTACTGCCGGAACGGAATCCAGAATCATAGTTTTGGATGCCGTAATGAGGTCCCACCATTGCCAGTTGCTGTAAAAGTCTGTTGGAAAATCTGCCAGTGCCGGATGAGCCGGATCGCACAGCAGCCCCATGGTCCCTGGCTGGT comes from the Pedobacter heparinus DSM 2366 genome and includes:
- a CDS encoding 5' nucleotidase, NT5C type; amino-acid sequence: MKRKTIGIDMDGVLADIEAHWLNWYERDYGVRLGPEIFLGVKESEAFPDKEAVLKFVYSPGFFRTLPVMEGAVAAVKKLSEDFEIYIVSAAMEFPLSLFEKREWLAEHFPFISWKNIIFCGDKSIIDTDYLIDDHCKNLDHCKGSPIMFTAGHNTNHTHHTRANNWQEVLTLMEADRCGTAICR
- a CDS encoding polysaccharide lyase family 8 super-sandwich domain-containing protein, whose amino-acid sequence is MKKKTCFFFISLLFICHQVKAQADTILSRYKQYLLGTVKPEGDINLMLGSLNAEGQWPDINYTDTEKANWKNLIHLKRVRDLALVWEKPGSALYHNIQLEKAINLGLNHWLDKRYRNSNWWHNEIGVPQYMRDIIILMKKELRPEQLKAALEVMAQHRVQENWVGANLTWSADLGFHYGALTGNVRMMELCRNLIVKEIRISTEEGVQPDFSFHQHGARLQMYQYGAAFLKENIRLAWELRGTAMAFPKEKIGILTDFALKGWQWMARGIHTVPGTMDRSASRVNALDNADLREFIPYFIALSPENKNAFCQLDEIQQGKGALTGYRYYPYSDFAAFHQKDFSFFLKTISSRTLATESINSENLKGNLLNSGDAYLIRDGKEYFNLMPVWNWACLPGVTTFVGADKVNRQAFTGSVSNGQAGLTVMDYQLENKDKSKLLRAKKFWAVAGSKVLCLIAGLEGSGITAAYTTLDQCRWRGGESVNDSWIYHAGFAYIPLGAAKISLHVTDATGSWKEINAAESNTPLTEKIFMPVLEHKTLENGNSGYVISACKNAKEAARLVAGPQWKVLCNNKEIQAVSFNDGTIMAAFYQPGVLKTGQGHQQLSVDQPCLVLISNKKIWLSNPACKPLKVKLGINDQYKVVELPADGSSTPVRFH
- a CDS encoding glycoside hydrolase family 88 protein, with the translated sequence MHYKLKTSCFVLLFMAFAAVSVNAQKRFKPNGNLLKAVKRGLNESALQYHFLMEQLPAGRFPVTYYSKEQKMITSGSEPWVGGFYPGGLLYLYESTRDTALYNEALRKLKLLEKEQFNKTTHDLGFMMYCSFGNARRLMHTSAYDQIIINSAKSLSSRYNDKVGCIRSWDSDAARFMVIIDNMVNLELLFAATKLTGDSSYYHIAVKHANTTMKHHYRADYSSYHLVIYNPETGAVSKKQTVQGAADTSAWARGQAWGLYGYTVMYRETKDKKYLDMANHIAQFLLGHPNLPKDKIPYWDFNAAGIPNAPRDASAGAVICSALIELAGYAGPKMAKTYFSAAETMLGALSSPAYRAATGENGGFILKHGVGNYPRNADIDVPLIYADYYYIEALSRYQKL